The genomic DNA CTGCGGAGACGGGGTGGTGCAGCCGGGGCTGGGCGAAGAAGGGCGCTGAAATGACCATAACTCCCTCCCCGATGTGCTGCAGGTAGGTCGGGAGGCAGTCCGCATCGGTCGTCGCGACGACATCAAAGAGGAGCGCGTTCTCGATAAAGCGGTCGGTGTGGACGGGATCTTCCTTGTTCCAGAAAATCGTCGGAATCAACCGTTCCCGGCACGCTAGGACCAGGTGGCGTAATGGCTCGCTCTCGGCATCGCTGTAGTGCCCAACGCCGCGCGTCCACGCACCGCCGTTGCCAGCCCACGCCGATTCAACGATCAGGGCGTCCAGCGCTTCCTCCTCGAGAACCGTCCCCCAGTTTTCCGGCGTCAACGGAATAAGGGTGGCTTCCCCCGCGAGTGCGGCAGCCGTGAATTCGTCGGCAATCAGCCCAATTCGCACGTCACTCAACCGCGGCAACCGGGTTGCGGTGGACCCCGAAGCCAACGATCGGTGCCGTGCCCACAGTTGATCTGCGCGCTCCTGCAGGCTGTACTTTTCCACGACGTGGCGGCGCACGCGTCTCGCCGCGTCAGCTCGGCCTGGCGCATCTTGAACCCAACGCCGCAGCTCATCGACGGACGCCGAGTCGACGGCGAGGACACCCATGGCCTCGGCCCGAACCCGCACGGCGTCCAGCGGTGCATCGGCCTCAGCCGTGTCCCAGAGCAGAATGTCCGCCAACGAGAGAAGTCGATCGAAGGTGCCATGAACTGAATGCCCCGATCCGCCCCGGGACAGTGCCACGGTTTGCTCGCCCAGCCCGGCCGTCGCGAGTTCTTGCATGAGCGCGTCGGCAACCGGCTGGGTGTCGCAGAACAAGATCACCTTGACCGCGGCAGCATCGCCGGCTGAGGCGAGGATTCGCCGAGCCAGAGGGACGGCACTCGCTAGGTGCTCCGGTGCTGGCACCAGCACAACGACGTCGTCCGGCTCCAGTTTGAGGTGTGCACGCACCGCGCGGACAAGGTCCCGATCGCGGCGCTGCGGGAAGTAGCGTCGCGTTTCGACGACGACGGGCGCGGCGGGGTCCACGGCAGGATCCGCAACCGCCGGGACATTAAAACGCCTCGCGGCAACCTCAGCCGCCACCCTCACCATCGGGTCAGTCACGGCGAGGTGAACCGTCGCGGGACGATGCGTCATGAGTGCCCGCCCGAGCGCGTCGGCCACGACCTGCCACCCCAACGCGGGGCTTTCAGGCAGGGCCGGTGCCTGGTGGACAACGACGTCCGCTCCGAGCCAATCTAACCGCCGCGCGGTGTCGCTGAGAGTTTCTTCGATGAGCTCATCGGTCAGCTCCCGCTGCGCGAAGGTGCTTTGGGATGCGTCGCGGACGACGAGGACCCGGTCCGGAACCGGATGATAGGCCGGGTGCGCCCCCAGAGGTGGCAGAGCGGAAAGATCCGCTCCACCCATGGGGGCAGTCGTTGGAACTTGACGTGCGTCCGCTGCCGGCCCGTGACGTGGGGGGCGGCTACTCTGCTGCACTCCACGATCTCGGGGACCCCAGGTAGTGGAGGTGAGTCGGCGGAGAACCTTTCCAACCTTGCCGCCGAGATGAATCAGCCGGACGGCAGGATTCTTCAGCAGTCGCGCGTGGGCGTGCTTGAAACGTTCGGCCCGTTCGGCCTGCCTGACGTACAACTCATTGAGGCGGTCACGCCGCGCCACTGCAGCGGCCAACGTGCGGCGCACCGACGCGAGCTCATGGTTCAGGCGCGCGACTTCACGTCGCGAACTCTGCAATTCTGCATCGGTGCTGGCCACATGGGCCAGCAGCTCCTGCGGCTCATCCGCAAACCGCTGGTACTCGCGCATGTGCGCATAACGCCGTGCGCGAGCCGCGGGGCTCGTGTCGGCGGCGGACCGTGGCGGCCTCCTCTTGCTCAACGCCACGTTCAGTCCGCCCCGTGAAGAACGATCCGTCGAGGCGGGATTTGGTTCTTCCGCACCCGGTGGATGCGCCTGATCTCTGCCTCGTCCTGAGCGCGCTGGGCCTTGACGAGGGCGGCCTTCATCTTCCGCATTCGACCCGGATCGGCCTCGCCGACCAGCTGGCCGTCTTCCATCCAGAGGATCCGATCGGGACGGTTCATCAGAACACGCGCCTCCGGGGCCGTCATCACCACAGATCCGCCGCTCTCCCGAAACGCATCGAGGTGCGCTGCACCGTACTCATCATCAATGGCCTCGAAGAACGCCGAGGCCGGGTGCAGAACCATCACCGGTCGCTGCAATGCGAGGCCCATATGGAGGCGCGCCCGCTGAACCACATCCTCCTCCACATTGCCGACGGTCATGCCGAGCAGATCAGTCACATCGGCGTCGATGGCCACGGATTCGATCATCCGCTTCAGGGCTCGGCCGCTGATTTTGTACGCCATACCCATGGACGTGAGGTTGAACCGCAGTGATTCTTGCGGATCGAACGTGTTGGCTCCGGTGAGGACGACGACGTCGTGGCGGCTAAAGACTCGACCGCTGGCGGCCCCGACGCTGCCGACGATGAGGTCAATCAGCAAGTCAACGCCGTCTTGGCGATTGCCAATGATACCGACCGTTTCGCCCGGAAAAAGTGCCACACTGAGCGGTCCGAGATGCACCTCGAGGGCAGTCTTACCGCTGCCATAAGTGTGGGTAGCGGCCACGTTGTGGAGCACGAGGTGCGGATGAATCGGCGTCTGGTCAGTCAACGCTTGCCCGGTCCTTTCGGTAGCGGCCGCCACGGTGCCAGATCAGAAATGCGCCGAGCAGAGTTGGGATCAATCCCCACAGCCCAAGCACAATCCAGCCATCGGCAGGTGGCCACGTTGCGTAGATCAAAAGATCGCGGGTCAGTTCCAACACCCAGCGAAGTGGATTCCAGTATGAAATGAACTCGAAAGCTGGTCCTAAATTCTCGATGCGGCTAATTTCAAACATAACGCCCGAACCGAACATCCAAGCTCGCATCGCGATACGCAGCAGGTTGTCTAAATCGGGAATGATCCCGACCCAGTGCGCTGCTAGCAAGGACATCCCAAGGTTCATGAACATCTGGAGCGGAACGATAAGCAATGCTCCAAAGGCCAATGCGGTGAACTCTTCAACGGGAGGGATCAGCACGATCAGGAGGACCAACACTAGATATCCGGGGAGACCGCTAAGCCAAACTCTCAGGTTGGAAACGATCGGGACAACGACGGGCGGGAGCCCGGCCGCATCAACGAGTTTATTATCTTTGACGTAAGACTTCGCCGCGTTCGTAACACACCGGGCGCTCATGCGGTACATGAAAATCCCGATCAAAAGGTACGCTACGAAGTTGTCAATGCCCTTGTCGAGTTGCAGGATCAACGCAAAGAGGGCGTAGTAGAGGATGCCATCCAAAATGGGGTTCAGGATGAGCCAGAGATGACCGAGAATCATCTCGCGCCCTTCACCTTGAACACTAGTACGCGCCTCGTGAAACACGAAGCTGCGGGCGTCCCAGACCTTGAGAAGGTAGTCGCTGAAAGAGGACCGTGCGCCGCGTTCGGTGAGGCCACTGACGTTAACGACGACCGGTTCCTGCTGGGGCCGAGCCGCCTGTTTGGCTTCACTCATGCAGTTTCCTCTTCCACGGTCACTACCGTACTGCGACCACTCATCGCCAGCTGGTAGGCCTCGATACTGATCTGCGCGTTGCGCGGCCAGGTCCGGTGCGTGAGCACCTCCCGACGGCCGTGGCGGCCCATGCTCATGCGGAGTTCCTTGTCCTCCAGCAGCTGCCGTAGCGCCGTCGCGAGCGCCGCGGGATCCTCCGGCGGCACGGCCAAGCCGCTCTCCCCCGGCCGCACCAGTTCCGTCAGGGCGGGCAGGTCAGCCACGACGACGGGGCGTTCCGAGGCCATGGCCTCAACCGGTTTCAGCGGCGTGACCGTGCGCGTGACCTGGAAGTCCTTCCGCGGGACCACGAATACGTCCAAAGCTCGGTGCCACAGCGGAGCCTCGCGTGCTGGCACCCGCCCTCGGAAAATGGCCGCTGGCTCCAGCCCGAGCGAGATCGCGTGGGCCCTCAATCGCGGCATCGCGGCACCGTCTCCCACGATCACCAGTTCGACGTCCCGCCGCTCCGCGGCAATCTGCGCGTAGGCCGTCAGCAAATCGTCGAGACCCTCATAGTCCACCAAGGAGGAGACGGTGCCAATGTGGAGGCGATCGCTATCCAGGTGCACGGCGGCCTTAGCCTTGGCGTGTTCCAGCGGCGGCTCAAGGTACGCGCTGCCGACGCCATTGGGCAAGATGAACACCCGCTCTTCCGGCGTCCCGCTGCGAATGATGCGTTCCCGCATGGCCCGCCCCAAGGTAAACACGGCTGCCGCCGACCGCTGAACCTCGGCCTCACGAGCGACGAACCGCTGATAGCGTTCCGTGCTGGTCGCCGTCGTGCCGTGTTTGGAGGCCCACGTATCCGCCAACTGGCCGCGCACTTCGTACACCCACGGGATGCCCAGCGCCTCCGCCACCGCTCGCACCACAAGCCCATTGACGAAGTGCGTGGTGGTGTGGAGCACGGCCGGGCGAAGCCGCAGCGCGAGGGATAGCAGCTCTTCCGCCTCGCGCTGCAGGCGCGCGTCCAGACCCGGGGGCACGGCAGCGGCCGGGAGCCGGTGATAAACGACCCCGTCCACGGTCTCCGACTCCGGGGCATCGAGGACTCCGATCGACTCGGGATATCCGCGTCGCGTCACCGCGTGAACGTCCCACCCCTCGGCTGCCTGAGCGCCGAGCAATGACTGGGACCGATACGTGTACCCCGTGGAGGTGTAGGGCACCGAGTTAGTAAGCAGGTGGAGCACCGTGGCTTCTGCCGGCCTGTAGTCCGAGACGGCGCGGAGCCGCGGTACCCAGTCGTGGAACACGGCGCGCTCGCCCCGCATCCGTTCCAGCATGCGCCGGTGCGGGGTCTCGGCGCTCGCGAGGCGCTCGATGGCTTCCTCTAACCGGCCCTGATAGAAGTCCAAATTCGCCAGAGTGCGAGCCGTGCCCTGCCGTCCGCCAATCCGGGCGGCGAATTCGCCCGACAGCCCCGGCAGTTGGGCGTGGAGTGCCACATCGGCAAAGTACTGTGCCCGCTTGCCGTGCGGCGCCCGTTCGAGCGCCTCGTTCAGGCGAAAGGTCAACGTTTCGCTTTCCTCGAGCACCAAGGCGCTCAGCGCCGCCGTCCGCGAGGAGGGCCGGACACTGAGCAGGCGGTCAACGACAGCGAGGGCACCGCGCGAGACACTGCCAGCGCGTCGATTAAAGACGCGGTAGACGAAGCCCACCGGGTCTTCGCGCCAGTTCCGGTGGATAATCGCGAGGTGCTTCAACTGTTCCTTCATCCGTCAGTGGTGGGCTTTCTTGGGCCGGCGGATGACTTTGAGGTAGTACACGACGGCGGCGGCGAGGACACCGACGAAGACCAGGGCGTTGACCCACAGCTGATTGCTAGTGCTGGCGGCCTGCTCCACGTCGGCGACCG from Zhihengliuella flava includes the following:
- a CDS encoding ABC transporter permease, translated to MSEAKQAARPQQEPVVVNVSGLTERGARSSFSDYLLKVWDARSFVFHEARTSVQGEGREMILGHLWLILNPILDGILYYALFALILQLDKGIDNFVAYLLIGIFMYRMSARCVTNAAKSYVKDNKLVDAAGLPPVVVPIVSNLRVWLSGLPGYLVLVLLIVLIPPVEEFTALAFGALLIVPLQMFMNLGMSLLAAHWVGIIPDLDNLLRIAMRAWMFGSGVMFEISRIENLGPAFEFISYWNPLRWVLELTRDLLIYATWPPADGWIVLGLWGLIPTLLGAFLIWHRGGRYRKDRASVD
- a CDS encoding glycosyltransferase family 4 protein; this encodes MKEQLKHLAIIHRNWREDPVGFVYRVFNRRAGSVSRGALAVVDRLLSVRPSSRTAALSALVLEESETLTFRLNEALERAPHGKRAQYFADVALHAQLPGLSGEFAARIGGRQGTARTLANLDFYQGRLEEAIERLASAETPHRRMLERMRGERAVFHDWVPRLRAVSDYRPAEATVLHLLTNSVPYTSTGYTYRSQSLLGAQAAEGWDVHAVTRRGYPESIGVLDAPESETVDGVVYHRLPAAAVPPGLDARLQREAEELLSLALRLRPAVLHTTTHFVNGLVVRAVAEALGIPWVYEVRGQLADTWASKHGTTATSTERYQRFVAREAEVQRSAAAVFTLGRAMRERIIRSGTPEERVFILPNGVGSAYLEPPLEHAKAKAAVHLDSDRLHIGTVSSLVDYEGLDDLLTAYAQIAAERRDVELVIVGDGAAMPRLRAHAISLGLEPAAIFRGRVPAREAPLWHRALDVFVVPRKDFQVTRTVTPLKPVEAMASERPVVVADLPALTELVRPGESGLAVPPEDPAALATALRQLLEDKELRMSMGRHGRREVLTHRTWPRNAQISIEAYQLAMSGRSTVVTVEEETA